The Impatiens glandulifera chromosome 3, dImpGla2.1, whole genome shotgun sequence genome contains a region encoding:
- the LOC124930386 gene encoding glutathione S-transferase T3-like, with the protein MAKGLDGEVYDEPYQSQISDDHYSQLMPSYKEDLVLVSAWLNTSIDPIIGTDQTNIQYWRKVGSYYKAAIENTKYGPRTDKSLTNRWSTIQQAVNKFCGYYTQREGSLRKSGDTDIDVLQEAKKIYHEIQKTPFRLENCWNKLRFNAKWIEYMRQGPTKRKVSSGDTINCDDEENTSNDFIDLERPMGQKKAKKEAKRGKGKSADISEFDNAIIKWTEEKMKNEEIKVEIAKQHLKIQKDQKYQ; encoded by the exons ATGGCAAAAGGACTAGATGGTGAAGTGTATGATGAACCCTACCAATCCCAGATTAGTGATGATCATTACTCTCAACTTATGCCATCATATA AGGAGGACCTTGTGTTGGTTTCAGCTTGGCTTAACACAAGTATTGATCCAATTATTGGGACAgatcaaacaaatattcaatATTGGAGAAAAGTAGGGTCATATTATAAGGCAGCCATAGAAAATACAAAGTATGGGCCACGGACAGACAAATCTCTTACAAATCGATGGAGTACAATCCAACAAGCTGTAAACAAGTTTTGCGGCTATTACACACAACGAGAAGGAAGTCTCCGTAAATCTGGTGATACCGACATAGACGTG CTTCAAGAGGCTAAAAAGATCTACCATGAGATCCAAAAAACTCCATTTCGATTAGAAAACTGTTGGAATAAGTTGAGATTTAATGCTAAGTGGATCGAATACATGCGACAAGGACCAACAAAAAGAAAAGTATCTTCAGGTGACACAATTAATTGCGATGATGAAGAGAATACTAGTAATGATTTTATTGATTTGGAGAGACCAATGGGACAAAAGAAAGCAAAGAAAGAAGCTAAAAGAGGTAAAGGTAAATCTGCTGATATATCTGAATTTGATAATGCTATTATCAAATGGACAGAGGAAAaaatgaagaatgaagaaatcAAAGTGGAAATTGCCAAACAACACTTAAAGATACAAAAGGACCAAAAATATCAATGA